In a genomic window of Gossypium arboreum isolate Shixiya-1 chromosome 7, ASM2569848v2, whole genome shotgun sequence:
- the LOC108457636 gene encoding uncharacterized protein LOC108457636, with amino-acid sequence MRASPISPSLTAVSTVVFPPFPATTRFLLHPPPSYKATASLFLSIPCPRFLFSKFRPCPFCSNSDSTTNEEDDVYFDVDDDGIVSSDGETQPLSEDGVFIEIKKLGGNSRRIRSKIGIEANLDAVWNILTNYEKLADVIPGLAVSEVVEKKHKFARLYQIGQQSLPLGLKFNAKGVIDCYEKDLEILPSGKKREIQFKMVEGDFTMFEGTWLIEQFNKRKYEGEEASLGEEFQTTLWYLVDLKPKIWLPVRLVENRLFIEIKTNLLSIREEAERVISAMNSA; translated from the exons ATGCGCGCCTCTCCAATTTCACCCTCGCTAACTGCTGTTTCCACCGTCGTATTCCCGCCTTTCCCCGCCACCACCCGCTTCCTTCTCCACCCACCACCCTCCTACAAAGCCACCGCCTCTCTTTTCCTCTCAATTCCCTGTCCCAGGTTTCTTTTCTCCAAATTCAGGCCCTGCCCTTTTTGCTCTAACTCTGATTCTACCACAAACGAGGAGGATGATGTTTATTTTGACGTTGACGATGATGGGATTGTTTCTTCAGATGGTGAGACACAACCATTATCTGAAGACGGTGTCTTTATTGAGATAAAAAAGCTTGGAGGGAATTCTCGTAGAATTCGGTCCAAAATTGGGATTGAAGCCAACCTCGATGCTGTTTGGAACATCTTGACCAACTATGAGAAGTTGGCTGATGTTATTCCGGGTCTTGCTGTCAGCGAAGTTGTCGAAAAGAAACACAAATTTGCTCGACTTTATCAG ATTGGACAGCAAAGCTTGCCATTGGGTTTGAAATTTAATGCTAAAGGAGTTATAGATTGTTATGAGAAAGATCTTGAGATTTTGCCTTCTGGGAAAAAGCGTGAGATTCAATTCAAGATGGTTGAAGGTGACTTCACCATGTTTGAAGGAACATGGTTGATCGAACAG tttaataaaagaaaatatgaaggcGAAGAAGCATCTCTTGGTGAAGAATTTCAGACGACCCTCTGGTATTTAGTTGATCTTAAGCCGAAGATATGGTTGCCTGTTCGCCTCGTTGAGAACAGGCTTTTTATCGAGATAAAGACAAACCTTTTGTCTATTCGCGAAGAAGCGGAGAGAGTGATAAGTGCTATGAACTCTGCATAA
- the LOC108458020 gene encoding LRR receptor-like serine/threonine-protein kinase RPK2 produces MPPAPKFQKHRLSLITLLFSVLASLLVCKAVSLAVVLSDKDALLQLKSAIVEDPLGFTSSWNPNDKDPCLWHGVSCDPLEGRVITLNLSSNLNSTCSVLQLSASKTAEVKGDKVRGNFTLLYPCLHVDVDDNISFVGLRGRLSPAIGHLTKLRVLLLGFNEFFGELPLEMGKLNLLEVLDLGFNAFHGPIPAALKKCTSLRVINLSGNQLNGTIPAIFGPITSFQVVDFSFNKLSGEIPNELGENCGSLMHLHLASNELSGSIPSNLGNCGELKSLILSSNILQNDIPSSLGKLENLEALDLSRNFLSGLVPPTLGDCKQLKLLVLKNKNGPLFSRKGSSFMFHQEEYGEGDYNFFEGELPESIVKLYGIHVLWLPNVNLEGIFPQTWGSCSNLKMLNVAQNFLTGQIPASFGNCKNLYFLDLSSNNLSGSLPAAIPVPCMVVFNISQNSLYGNISRFSHGECSNGSLNLSMSYMDLVGLYSSFFYRNALINVGSGPSPFSLSEFVVLHDFSRNQFTGSVPPFIISLYTLSAKLNYGFWLNGNNFEGNLSVYSFDPCLRLDGLIFDASNNKIVGELPLNMGHTCKCLKILSLASNEFVGSIPTLFTDMVSLLKLNLSENRLRGPIPSYIGEMKEIRYLSLSNNNFSGAMPWDLVQLSPLEVLELSSNSLSGEILPDLAELKHLSALRLDHNKLTGQIPFGFSNMTALSVFNVSFNNLTGSIPLNSISLNCESVKENPNLQPCHTDQSSSELERHHFGNISQGGRSPRENIQKIRSEFNQIEIASITSASVIFSVLIALIFFLVCMKKFACNAVSDHVSGRKEVVTCNSISIQLTYENVVRATGCFNLQNCIGSGGFGATYKAEVVPGVVVAVKRLSLGRFQGVQQFAAEIKTLGRVQHPNLVTLIGYHVSEAEMFLIYNYLPGGNLENFIQERSRRTVEWRMLHKIALDIACALMYLHDECVPRVLHRDIKPSNILLDKHFNAYLSDFGLARLLGTSETHATTDVAGTFGYVAPEYAMTCRVSDKADVYSYGVVVLVLLSDKKALDPSFSSFGNGFNIVTWASMLLAQGQGCEFFMARLWYSGPQHDLIEVLHLAVMCTGESLSSRPSMREVARRLKAIQPPTS; encoded by the coding sequence ATGCCACCCGCACCCAAGTTTCAAAAACATCGTCTTTCACTTATTACACTTCTCTTCTCTGTTCTTGCTAGTCTATTGGTGTGCAAGGCAGTTAGCTTGGCAGTTGTTTTAAGTGATAAAGATGCTTTACTGCAACTCAAATCTGCTATAGTTGAAGACCCACTAGGGTTCACTTCTAGTTGGAACCCAAATGATAAAGACCCTTGCCTTTGGCATGGTGTTTCTTGTGACCCACTTGAAGGTCGAGTCATCACCCTTAATCTTTCCTctaacctcaattctacatgttCTGTACTTCAACTCTCTGCATCAAAAACAGCAGAAGTGAAGGGTGATAAAGTTAGAGGTAATTTTACTTTGCTATATCCTTgtttgcatgttgatgttgatgaCAATATTTCATTTGTTGGATTGAGGGGTAGGTTATCTCCTGCTATTGGCCACCTTACAAAGCTTAGAGTTTTGTTACTTGGGTTCAATGAATTCTTTGGTGAGCTGCCTTTAGAAATGGGAAAGCTTAATCTTTTGGAAGTTCTTGATTTAGGTTTTAATGCTTTTCATGGTCCTATACCAGCCGCCTTAAAGAAGTGCACTTCATTGAGGGTTATTAATTTATCTGGGAATCAATTGAATGGAACCATTCCTGCAATTTTTGGGCCGATTACAAGTTTTCAAGTTGTTGACTTTTCTTTCAATAAATTGAGTGGTGAAATTCCAAATGAGTTAGGCGAAAATTGTGGGAGTCTAATGCATCTCCATCTTGCAAGTAATGAGCTTTCAGGTTCAATTCCGTCCAACTTGGGTAACTGTGGTGAGCTCAAGTCTTTGATACTGTCTTCTAATATATTGCAAAATGATATTCCTTCAAGTCTTGGTAAACTCGAGAATCTTGAAGCGTTGGACTTGTCCAGGAATTTCTTGAGTGGACTTGTACCGCCGACTTTGGGGGATTGTAAGCAGTTGAAATTGCTTGTGTTGAAGAACAAGAATGGTCCTCTGTTTTCAAGAAAAGGCTCCAGCTTTATGTTTCATCAAGAGGAGTACGGGGAGGGAGATTACAATTTTTTTGAGGGTGAACTGCCTGAGAGTATTGTTAAACTTTACGGTATCCATGTCCTTTGGCTGCCAAACGTGAATTTGGAAGGCATTTTTCCGCAGACTTGGGGATCATGTTCTAACTTGAAAATGTTGAATGTAGCACAAAATTTCTTGACTGGACAAATACCTGCGTCCTTTGGTAATTGTAAGAACTTGTATTTCCTTGATTTGAGCTCCAATAACTTGTCTGGTTCGCTTCCAGCCGCAATTCCTGTTCCATGCATGGTTGTATTCAATATCAGCCAAAATTCCTTGTATGGGAACATTTCAAGATTTTCTCATGGTGAGTGCTCTAATGGttccttgaatttgtcaatgtcATATATGGACCTGGTTGGATTGTACTCTTCTTTCTTTTATAGGAATGCTCTCATAAATGTTGGTTCTGGTCCTTCCCCATTTTCATTGAGTGAATTTGTTGTATTGCATGATTTCAGCAGGAATCAGTTCACTGGCTCAGTTCCTCCctttattatttctttatataCTTTGTCTGCTAAGCTGAATTATGGTTTCTGGTTGAATGGGAACAATTTTGAAGGTAATCTTTCTGTATATTCTTTTGATCCTTGTCTAAGGTTGGATGGTTTGATCTTTGATGCTAGCAACAACAAAATCGTAGGTGAACTTCCTTTAAACATGGGTCACACTTGCAAATGCTTGAAAATTTTGAGTTTGGCGAGCAATGAATTTGTTGGCTCAATTCCTACATTATTCACTGACATGGTTTCTCTGCTTAAGCTTAACCTCAGTGAAAACAGATTGCGAGGTCCTATTCCGTCGTATATTGGAGAGATGAAGGAGATAAGGTACCTCTCGCTTTCTAATAATAACTTTTCAGGTGCGATGCCTTGGGATTTAGTTCAACTGTCACCGTTAGAAGTTTTAGAGCTTTCTTCAAATTCTCTCTCAGGAGAGATACTACCTGATTTGGCTGAGCTCAAGCACCTCAGTGCTCTGCGGTTAGATCATAACAAGCTCACTGGGCAGATACCATTTGGCTTTAGTAACATGACTGCACTTTCAGTGttcaatgtttctttcaacaATTTGACTGGATCTATCCCTCTGAATTCGATTTCATTAAATTGTGAAAGTGTGAAAGAAAATCCTAACCTTCAGCCATGTCACACTGATCAATCATCCTCTGAATTGGAGCGACATCACTTTGGAAATATTTCACAAGGGGGCCGTTCTCCCAGGGAAAACATACAAAAAATTCGCAGTGAGTTCAATCAAATAGAAATTGCCTCCATCACGTCGGCTTCAGTAATTTTTTCTGTCCTCATAGCATTGATTTTCTTCCTTGTATGCATGAAGAAATTCGCATGCAATGCTGTATCGGATCATGTATCGGGGAGAAAAGAGGTGGTAACTTGCAATAGTATCAGCATACAGCTGACATATGAAAATGTTGTTAGGGCCACAGGTTGTTTCAATCTCCAAAACTGCATTGGTAGTGGAGGGTTCGGAGCTACATACAAGGCTGAAGTAGTTCCAGGAGTTGTGGTTGCGGTGAAGCGGCTGTCATTGGGTAGGTTTCAAGGTGTTCAACAGTTTGCTGCTGAGATCAAGACTCTAGGACGGGTGCAGCATCCAAATCTTGTAACTCTTATAGGTTACCATGTTAGTGAGGCTGAAATGTTCCTGATCTACAACTACTTGCCTGGTGGCAATTTGGAAAATTTCATTCAGGAGCGCTCAAGGAGGACTGTGGAATGGAGGATGCTACACAAGATTGCTCTGGACATAGCATGCGCCCTTATGTACTTGCACGATGAGTGTGTCCCTCGAGTTTTGCACCGTGACATCAAGCCAAGCAACATTCTTTTGGATAAACACTTCAATGCATACCTATCTGATTTCGGCCTTGCTAGGCTTCTTGGCACATCTGAGACTCATGCAACTACTGATGTTGCAGGAACTTTCGGATACGTTGCCCCCGAATATGCCATGACGTGCCGTGTCTCTGATAAGGCCGATGTGTATAGTTATGGTGTTGTTGTTTTGGTGTTATTATCCGACAAGAAAGCCTTGGATCCATCTTTCTCTTCCTTTGGAAATGGTTTCAACATCGTGACGTGGGCGAGCATGCTTCTAGCTCAAGGACAAGGATGTGAATTTTTCATGGCCAGGCTATGGTATTCAGGGCCTCAACATGATCTAATCGAGGTGCTTCACTTGGCCGTAATGTGTACAGGTGAATCTCTTTCATCCAGGCCTTCAATGAGGGAAGTTGCCCGAAGGTTGAAAGCCATTCAACCTCCCACATCTTAA
- the LOC108457637 gene encoding putative expansin-A17, translating into MEKRNRIMESSYQFTTAILLVGLYFSTRFNIAETAPVWFPAHATFYGGVDASGTMGGACGYGNLFTDGYGTNSAAVSTVLFNGGKSCGGCYRIVCDAKNAPQWCVKGKSITITATNFCPPNYALPSDNGGWCNPPRPHFDMSQPAFETIAKYKAGIVPILYRKVTCRRSGGIRFTINGRNYFQLVLISNVGGAGEINKVWVKGSRSNKWEAMSRNWGAKWQSLSYLSGQSLSFKIQAGNVRTKVALNVVPSGWQFGQSFKSNVQF; encoded by the exons ATggagaaaagaaatagaataatGGAGAGTTCCTATCAATTCACTACTGCGATACTCCTTGTGGGGTTATATTTTTCCACTAGATTTAACATAGCAGAAACTGCTCCAGTTTGGTTCCCAGCCCATGCAACATTCTATGGTGGGGTTGATGCTTCTGGCACAATGG GAGGAGCTTGTGGTTATGGTAATCTCTTTACAGATGGTTATGGAACAAACTCAGCTGCAGTGAGCACAGTTTTGTTTAATGGTGGAAAGTCATGTGGAGGCTGCTATCGAATAGTTTGTGATGCCAAAAATGCACCCCAATGGTGTGTCAAGGGTAAATCAATTACGATCACCGCCACCAACTTCTGTCCTCCGAACTATGCACTCCCAAGTGACAATGGTGGTTGGTGTAATCCTCCCCGACCACACTTCGACATGTCTCAACCTGCGTTTGAGACCATAGCCAAATACAAGGCTGGAATTGTACCAATCCTCTACAGGAA GGTTACATGCAGGAGAAGTGGGGGCATTAGATTCACCATCAACGGAAGGAACTATTTTCAGCTAGTACTGATATCAAACGTTGGGGGTGCTGGAGAGATTAACAAGGTATGGGTAAAGGGGTCCCGGAGCAATAAATGGGAAGCAATGTCGAGAAATTGGGGTGCCAAATGGCAGAGCTTAAGCTATCTAAGCGGCCAGAGCTTATCCTTCAAGATTCAAGCCGGCAACGTAAGGACTAAAGTCGCTCTTAATGTGGTACCTTCCGGTTGGCAATTTGGTCAGTCCTTCAAAAGCAACGTGCAGTTTTAG